In Longimicrobiales bacterium, the genomic window GACAATCGAAAGATTGAAGGCAACGAGGTCCTTCATGCCGTCGAGTGCCAGCTTCACCTGAAAGATGGCAAAGTCTCTGACAGTCGCGTTCCGCGACGTCACTGTCATGGGTTGGTTCGCCATATGTCCAATCTGCGGCCAAGGCCGTAATGTCGCTCCGTGGGCGTGACATGGGAGGTCGATGTCACGCCCTCACTGTCGGGATGCGTCCCTACGCTGGGCGACTCTGGAAGATTCAGTCGAGCCCCATCTAGCAGGGATCGGATTCGAGGTGTCGAGTATTCAAAGCCGAGATACGTAACCAGGAACCATTCACGGGCGGGTCCGTAGGAACAATCCCCGCTGCGAACTGACCGGAGCCATGCCCATGAGGCGACTCGCCCAAGCCGGCACGCTGCTGGCCGTTGTCGCAGTCTCCATTGTCTTCGGAGGATGCACGGACGACCGGATGGGAGAGGTTCGCAAGTACGTAGCGCCCAAAGTCGTTGAGACAGACGCTGAGCGAGTCCCGAACGAGGCATTCGGCGGAGCATTTCTCGGGCAGGATGCGCCACCCGCGGTCGGACGTCCGACCGCGGGTGGCGTGCTCGGACCGCGCCTCGACCCCCTGGAGACACCGGGACGATGGCCCTTCTACTGGACCCGCGCGGTCTACGCGGGCTACAGCCGCGGGGGCTGGGGTCGAAGCCGAAGCGGGTCGTGGGCAACGGACTATCCGAAGGGCGACCGTCAGTTTCTGGTCGTCCTGAAGCGTCTCGTGCGCCTCAATGCCTACGATTGGGAGAATGCAGTCGACCTGGCTGACCCGAAAATCCGCCGCTTCCCGATCATATACGCGGTCGAAGTGGGGCGCATGGACATGAACGAAGCACAGGTCGAGGGCCTTCGCGGATACCTGGACGCAGGGGGGTTCCTCATCGTCGACGACTTCTGGGGCAGTCGTGAGTGGGCCCAGTTCGAGTACAACATGACCCGCGTGTTTCCGGGCCGCTCGATTCAGTCGATTCCACTCGATCACCCCCTGTTCTCGGCGTTCTATGACATCGACGAGATCCTCCAGGTCCCCAATATCAACAACGGGGCCTCGGGCTATCAGACGCACGAGCGCGACGGATACAATCCGTATGTGCGCGGAATTTTCGACGATCTCGGTCGCCTCATGGTCGTGATCAACCACAACACGGATCTGGGCGACGCGTGGGAGTGGGCAGAGAGCCCGTACTATCCGCTGAGTTACTCGACGTATGCGTACGAGATGGGCACGAATATGATCGTCTACGGCATGACACACTGAGGATCTGAGACGATCATGGACGCGATTTTCGAATTTCTGTTCAAATACAGATCCCTTGTCTTTGAACAAAGCGACTTCGCCTTCGGTGCGCCGCAGTCGACGCGCCTCTGGCTGGGTCTGGCCGGCGTCCTGGCCGCCAGTGCGGTAGCTACGTACACGATCGCGCGCGGGAAAAGTTCGGTCACGGACCGCGGTATCATGGCAGGACTACGAGTCGCCCTCCTGGGTGTCCTTCTCATCTGTCTCATGCAGCCGACCCTCGTGATCTCGACCGTCGTGCCGCAGCAGAATTTCGTGGGTGTCCTTATCGACGACTCACGTAGCATGGGCCTCCAGAATGACGACGGGACAACACGCAGCGATTTCATAGCCGAAGCATTCACACCAGGCGAGAGTGAACTGCTTACGTCGCTGTCCAAAAGATTCGTACTGCGCTTCTTTCGCTTCTCCGACATCGCGGATCGGATCGACGGGCCAGGAGAGCTGACGTACGGCGGCACGCACACCAACGTCGCACGCGCACTCGATGCAGCCCGCGAAGAACTCGCCGGAGTCCCGCTCTCGGGACTTGTGATGATCTCTGATGGAGCCGACAACGATGATCGCCCACTGACCGAAGCTCTTGTCCCGCTCCAGGCTGCTGGGGTGCCGGTATTTACGGTGGGCTTGGGTGACGAAGTCATCGCACCCGATATCGAGCTCGGCCGAGTCGAACTCCCCCGTGATGTACTCGAGGGCTCCACTCTCATGGTCGATATCGTCGTGACGCAGAGCGGCTACGGAGAGCAGACCGTTCCGATCATCGTAGAGGGTGGCGGACAGATTCTGGCGGAGGAGACCGTCCAGCTCGGCCCGGATCTCGAGCCTGTTGTCGCGCGAATCGCCTTCCAGCTCGACGGTTCAGGATCGCAGAGGATTGAGTTCCGAATCCCGACCCAGCAGGGTGAGCGCGTCGAGCAGAACAACCGTCGCACCGCGTGGGTGGACGTTCGAGGTGAGCGAGAAAAGATCCTGTACTTCGAGGGTGAACCCAGGCATGAGCTCAAGTTCCTGCGCAGGGCGATCGAAGGGGACGAAAACCTTCAGCTCGTTACGCTGAACCGGACTGCCGAGAGCAAGTTCTATCGCCTGTCACTGAGCGACAGCACCGAGCTTGAATTCGGCTTCCCCACAGAGCGAGAAGAGCTCTACCGCTATCGCGCGCTCGTCCTCGGCAGCGTGGAGGCATCGTTCTTCACGCATGATCAGCTACAGATGATCGCCGACTTCGTATCGGAGCGCGGGGGAGGACTGCTGCTGCTTGGCGGACACGACGCCTTCGCGGAGGGAGGCTGGGAGGGTACGCCGGTCGAAGAGGTAATGCCCGTGGTGCTCGGCGCCGCCAGCACTGACCCCCAGGGCTATTTCCAGGAAGTGAAAGTCGTGCCTACCCCGGCAGGCCTCGGTCACGCGGCAGTGCAGCTTGATGCCGAGCCACAGGGAATCATCGCGCGCTGGGACTCGCTACCCGCAGTCACCGTTGTGAACCCCCTGTTCGAGACGCGGCCAGGAGCCACCACGCTCCTGACCGGCCGACACGCGGCCGGTGGCGCGGACCAGGTCATCCTTGCGTTTCAGCGATACGGCCGAGGCACATCGATCGCGCTGACCGCGCAGGACACCTGGATCTGGCAGATGCACGCGGACGTGTCGCTAGAGGATCAGAGCCACGAAGCGTTCTGGCAGCAGATGCTGCGCTGGGTCGTGGACGGCGTACCTGACGCGATCTCTGTCGCGGCAGACCAGGAACGGGTCGAGCCGGGCGAGAGCGTCCGCCTTGTGGCCTCGGTCAGTGACTCGACGTACCTCGACGTCAATGACGCATCGGTAACCGCCCGGGTGACGAGCCCGTCCGGGGTCGTGGACGAATTACCTGTCGAGTGGACCGTCGAGAGAGACGGCGAATACGCCGTCGACTTCCGGCCCAGTGAACTCGGCGACTACGAGATCGAACTGATCGCGGACCGGGACGGCACCTCACTAGGGTCCGACCTGACGTACCTCCACACCGCGCCAAGCGACGCAGAGTTCTACTCGTCGGGTCGACGGAGCTCACTGCTCCAGCGTATCGCGAACGAAACAGGCGGACAGTTCTACACGCCCGAGACCGTTGGGACGCTTCCCGAGGACATCACGATCACGGGTGCCGGCGTCACGCTGGTTGAAGAACACGATCTGTGGGACATGCCGATCCTGTTCATCACAATGCTCCTGCTCATGGGCGCCGAGTGGGGCTACCGACGCGTGCGGGGGCTCGTATGACGGGACCCCGCATCGCAGTGCTCTCAGCCGCGGCGTTCGCGCTTGCGATGTCCTCGGCTCCCTTGGCTGCACAGGGGCGCACACACGCCGTGATCGTCGCGGGCCTTGGTGGGACGGCCGAGTACAGGGAGAGCTTCCACGCCGAAGCTTCGATGATCCGCGAGGCACTCATCGAGCTGCACGGCCTGCCTGCCGAAGGCGTGACCTACCTCGGCGAGAAGGTCGAGGTCGACCCAACCACGATTCTGTTGCAGTCTACCAGGGCCAACGTTCTGCAGGTGCTTGCTGAGATCGCCCAAGAGGCCGACCCTCTCGATCGGCTCTTCGTCGTTCTCATCGGGCATGGCACATCGAGCGGCAGCGAAGTCCAGTTCAACCTCCCCGGTCCCGATCTGACGTCGACCGACTTTCTACTGGGGCTCGGCGCGTTTCCGACTCAGACGCTCGCGCTGGTTGCGACCGGGTCCGCGAGTGGTGGCTTCATCGCTCCGCTCTCAGGGCC contains:
- a CDS encoding DUF4159 domain-containing protein — its product is MRRLAQAGTLLAVVAVSIVFGGCTDDRMGEVRKYVAPKVVETDAERVPNEAFGGAFLGQDAPPAVGRPTAGGVLGPRLDPLETPGRWPFYWTRAVYAGYSRGGWGRSRSGSWATDYPKGDRQFLVVLKRLVRLNAYDWENAVDLADPKIRRFPIIYAVEVGRMDMNEAQVEGLRGYLDAGGFLIVDDFWGSREWAQFEYNMTRVFPGRSIQSIPLDHPLFSAFYDIDEILQVPNINNGASGYQTHERDGYNPYVRGIFDDLGRLMVVINHNTDLGDAWEWAESPYYPLSYSTYAYEMGTNMIVYGMTH